One genomic window of Futiania mangrovi includes the following:
- a CDS encoding head-tail adaptor protein: protein MSVNRLEERVRLLTPVHTPDGGGGHEIVWTETASLWAEVLALSGSESPAGDGRLVTRTGYRVRIRAPRGADPVPRAGERFAWRGEVLAIGTVLLGRGAFLDCLCERES from the coding sequence ATGAGCGTCAACCGGCTGGAGGAGCGCGTCCGCCTCCTCACGCCCGTCCACACCCCTGACGGGGGCGGCGGGCACGAGATCGTCTGGACCGAGACGGCGAGCCTCTGGGCCGAGGTGCTTGCCCTCTCCGGTTCCGAAAGCCCCGCCGGCGACGGCCGCCTCGTCACCCGCACCGGCTATCGCGTCCGCATCCGTGCGCCGCGCGGCGCCGACCCGGTTCCGCGCGCGGGCGAGCGGTTCGCCTGGCGGGGCGAGGTGCTGGCGATCGGGACCGTCCTGCTGGGCCGGGGCGCTTTTCTCGACTGCCTGTGCGAGCGGGAGAGCTAG
- a CDS encoding head-tail connector protein, translating to MMLEPLTAPAVEPVSLSGMRAHLRLDTLEEDAPLADAIVAARAFVEARTSRALIDQVFRLTLDAWPDDGVLRLPRGPVSSVTAVAVRDAEGTAQPLAPADWMLEARAHPARLWSAPGKVWPRPGQRFSGIEVTFVAGYGPEPDDVPAPLRQAVRLLAAWFFEQRLVDAPISGPVGEIVAALIAPFRLPRVFA from the coding sequence ATGATGCTCGAACCTTTGACCGCGCCCGCCGTCGAGCCCGTCTCGCTCTCGGGCATGCGCGCCCACCTCCGCCTCGACACGCTGGAGGAGGACGCCCCCCTTGCGGACGCCATCGTCGCGGCCCGCGCCTTTGTCGAGGCCCGCACCTCACGTGCGCTGATCGACCAGGTCTTTCGCCTCACGCTCGACGCCTGGCCCGACGACGGCGTGCTGCGCCTGCCGCGCGGGCCCGTCTCCTCCGTCACGGCGGTTGCCGTGCGCGATGCGGAGGGCACCGCGCAGCCGCTCGCGCCCGCCGACTGGATGCTCGAGGCGCGCGCCCATCCCGCCCGCCTCTGGTCCGCGCCCGGCAAGGTCTGGCCCAGGCCCGGCCAGCGCTTTTCCGGCATAGAGGTGACGTTCGTCGCGGGCTACGGACCCGAACCCGACGACGTTCCCGCGCCCTTGCGCCAGGCCGTGCGCCTGCTGGCCGCGTGGTTCTTCGAGCAGCGCCTCGTCGATGCGCCCATCTCCGGCCCGGTGGGGGAGATCGTCGCCGCCCTCATCGCGCCTTTCCGCCTGCCGCGGGTGTTCGCATGA
- a CDS encoding phage major capsid protein: MTASHETRAARTSDVKAALGEFADGFKSFRDRLDARLQDQERRLDGLAARMERPALAAETKSAPSLHARAFTDYLRRGDDSHLRTLDLKALSASVDGEGGYLVSPSVSDTIRAQLTATSPIRSIASVVETQGSGVEFVFDVGTFGADWVAETAARPETATGQLVKIAIPAHEISAMPKATQKLLDDAAFDVEGWISGRVAEAFSRTENAAFVTGTGSGQPRGFLNHPLVANDTWAWGSLGYVPTGAAGAFAATDPADALIDLVYALPAAYRSGAAFLMNSRTAAQVRRMKDADGHYLWTEGLTAGQPAQLLGHPVRIVEEMPDIAADAPAIAFGNFQAGYTVVDHRDVRTLRDPFSAKPHVLFYTTKRVGGDVTDFAAIKVLRFSAA; this comes from the coding sequence ATGACCGCTTCTCACGAGACCCGTGCCGCGCGCACGTCCGACGTCAAGGCCGCGCTCGGCGAGTTCGCCGACGGCTTCAAGTCCTTCCGCGACAGGCTCGACGCGCGCCTCCAGGACCAGGAGCGCCGCCTCGACGGTCTCGCTGCCCGGATGGAGCGTCCGGCGCTCGCGGCCGAGACCAAGTCCGCGCCCTCGCTCCATGCCCGTGCCTTCACCGACTACCTGCGGCGCGGCGACGACAGCCACCTGCGCACGCTCGACCTGAAGGCGCTGTCGGCCAGCGTGGACGGAGAGGGGGGCTATCTCGTCTCTCCGTCCGTCTCCGACACGATCCGCGCCCAGCTCACCGCCACCTCGCCGATCCGTTCCATCGCCTCGGTCGTCGAGACGCAGGGCTCGGGCGTCGAGTTCGTGTTCGACGTCGGCACGTTCGGCGCCGACTGGGTGGCGGAGACCGCCGCCCGGCCCGAGACCGCGACCGGCCAGCTCGTCAAGATCGCGATCCCGGCGCACGAGATTTCCGCGATGCCCAAGGCCACGCAGAAGCTGCTCGACGACGCCGCCTTCGACGTCGAGGGCTGGATCTCGGGCCGCGTCGCGGAAGCCTTCTCGCGTACGGAGAACGCGGCCTTCGTCACCGGCACCGGCTCGGGCCAGCCGCGCGGCTTCCTCAACCATCCGCTCGTGGCCAATGACACCTGGGCGTGGGGCAGCCTCGGCTATGTCCCGACGGGTGCCGCGGGCGCCTTCGCCGCCACCGACCCGGCGGATGCCCTCATCGACCTCGTCTATGCGCTGCCTGCGGCCTACCGGTCGGGTGCCGCGTTCCTGATGAACTCGCGCACCGCCGCCCAGGTCCGGCGCATGAAGGACGCCGACGGCCATTACCTCTGGACCGAGGGGCTGACGGCGGGCCAGCCGGCCCAGCTCCTGGGCCACCCGGTCCGCATCGTCGAGGAGATGCCGGACATCGCCGCCGACGCGCCCGCCATTGCCTTCGGCAATTTCCAGGCGGGCTACACGGTCGTCGACCACCGGGACGTGCGCACGCTGCGCGATCCGTTCTCGGCCAAGCCGCACGTGCTCTTCTACACGACGAAGCGCGTGGGCGGCGACGTGACCGACTTCGCCGCGATCAAGGTGCTGCGCTTCTCCGCGGCCTGA
- a CDS encoding HK97 family phage prohead protease, translating into MLETKFTRIDAGCLADGVISGHASLFDVADDSGDVVAPGAFAASLARRPAQAIRFLWQHDPGEPIGVWEELVEDGRGLRVRGRLVGGVPRAASAAALLSAGALDGLSIGFRTAQSARLPGGGRRLLEIDLWEISLVTFPMLPGARAQPLWPPFPPAPPPAVPAADDSDGLADALRGAASRFA; encoded by the coding sequence ATGCTGGAAACCAAGTTCACCCGTATCGACGCAGGCTGCCTCGCCGACGGCGTCATCTCGGGGCACGCCTCCCTGTTCGACGTTGCCGACGACTCCGGCGACGTCGTCGCGCCGGGCGCGTTCGCGGCTTCGCTTGCCCGCCGGCCCGCCCAGGCCATCCGCTTTCTCTGGCAGCACGACCCGGGCGAGCCCATCGGCGTCTGGGAAGAGCTTGTCGAGGATGGCCGGGGCCTGCGCGTCCGCGGCCGTCTGGTCGGCGGGGTTCCGCGCGCGGCCTCCGCCGCTGCGCTGCTGTCTGCGGGCGCACTCGACGGTCTGTCCATCGGCTTCCGCACCGCGCAATCCGCACGCCTGCCCGGCGGCGGCCGCCGGCTTCTCGAAATCGACCTGTGGGAGATCTCGCTCGTGACCTTCCCGATGCTTCCCGGCGCCAGGGCCCAGCCGCTCTGGCCGCCGTTCCCGCCTGCGCCGCCACCGGCCGTCCCGGCCGCGGACGATTCCGACGGCCTCGCCGACGCACTGCGCGGCGCCGCCTCCCGCTTTGCCTGA
- a CDS encoding phage portal protein, which produces MLSLFRRRRAAPASLPAVPATLSPPQVKASAAGPLIAFSGGGRAVWSPRDYAVLAREGYAANPVVHRCVRLLSDAVSMLPWVVLADGQRLDTHPLLDLLRRPNPAQGGSEMLAALHVSLMLSGNGWLEAVSVPGRDGPRVAELHVLRADRVKVVPGPDGWPAAYDYTVGGRTHRFPGGPEGAVLHLRLHHPTDDHYGLSPLEAAARAVDIHNATSNWVKALLDNAARPSGALVYEGTGGAPNLTPEQFDRLKTELADHYTGAANAGRPMLLEGGLDWKPMGFSPSDMEFIEARNAAARDIALAFGVPPMLLGLPGDNTYANYQEANRAFARQTVLPLMEKTAAALSRWLAPRFGADVRLAVDRDAIPALLPERDALWSRVHAADVLTVNEKRAALGYPPVEGGDAPPG; this is translated from the coding sequence ATGTTGTCCCTGTTCCGCCGCCGGCGTGCCGCGCCGGCCTCCCTCCCGGCTGTGCCGGCCACGCTCTCCCCGCCGCAGGTCAAGGCGTCCGCCGCCGGCCCGCTCATCGCCTTCTCGGGCGGGGGGCGCGCTGTCTGGAGCCCGCGCGACTACGCTGTCCTTGCGCGCGAAGGCTACGCCGCGAACCCGGTAGTGCACCGCTGCGTGCGGCTTCTTTCCGACGCCGTGTCGATGTTGCCCTGGGTCGTCCTCGCGGATGGCCAGCGCCTCGATACGCACCCGCTTCTCGACCTTCTTCGCCGCCCGAACCCGGCGCAGGGCGGGTCGGAGATGCTGGCCGCCCTGCACGTCTCGCTGATGCTCTCGGGCAATGGATGGCTCGAGGCCGTGAGCGTGCCGGGCCGCGACGGCCCCCGCGTGGCGGAGCTTCACGTGCTCCGCGCCGACCGGGTGAAGGTCGTCCCCGGGCCGGACGGCTGGCCTGCCGCCTACGACTACACGGTGGGCGGGCGCACGCACCGGTTTCCGGGCGGGCCCGAGGGCGCGGTCCTGCACCTGCGCCTGCATCACCCGACGGATGACCACTACGGGCTTTCCCCGCTGGAGGCCGCGGCCCGTGCCGTCGACATCCACAACGCGACGTCGAACTGGGTGAAGGCGTTGCTCGACAATGCGGCCCGGCCGTCCGGCGCGCTCGTCTACGAGGGCACGGGCGGCGCGCCCAACCTCACGCCGGAGCAGTTCGATCGCCTGAAGACCGAGCTTGCGGACCACTACACCGGTGCGGCCAACGCCGGGCGGCCGATGCTGCTCGAGGGCGGTCTCGACTGGAAGCCGATGGGCTTCTCGCCCTCGGACATGGAATTCATCGAGGCGCGCAACGCCGCCGCCCGCGATATCGCGCTGGCTTTCGGCGTGCCGCCGATGCTGTTGGGGCTTCCGGGCGACAACACCTACGCGAACTATCAGGAGGCGAACCGCGCCTTCGCGCGCCAGACCGTCCTGCCGCTGATGGAGAAGACCGCCGCCGCGCTCAGCCGCTGGCTCGCGCCGCGATTCGGGGCGGACGTGCGTCTCGCCGTCGACCGCGATGCGATCCCGGCGCTCCTGCCCGAGCGCGACGCCCTCTGGTCGCGGGTGCACGCGGCGGACGTGCTGACGGTGAACGAGAAGCGTGCAGCCCTCGGTTATCCGCCGGTCGAGGGCGGCGACGCCCCTCCGGGCTGA
- the speD gene encoding adenosylmethionine decarboxylase: MSEAHALFQLGMDLGAQHRDQRPSTAQTEDNIEINTGVTSSDTRYDHFIVKNGVRCAGTHLIIDLLDGEGLDNLELMESVLRDCVTEAGATLLHIHLHHFTPNGGISGVAVLAESHISVHSWPENGFAAFDVFMCGEAKPEVCVEILRKAFNAKRVVVSEHLRGRGA; this comes from the coding sequence ATGTCTGAAGCTCACGCCCTCTTCCAATTGGGGATGGACTTGGGGGCTCAGCATCGCGACCAGAGGCCAAGCACCGCCCAAACGGAAGACAACATCGAGATCAACACCGGCGTCACGTCGTCGGACACGAGATACGACCATTTCATCGTCAAGAACGGTGTCCGCTGCGCCGGGACCCATCTCATCATCGACCTGCTCGATGGAGAGGGGCTCGACAATCTCGAACTGATGGAGTCGGTGCTGCGCGATTGCGTCACCGAGGCCGGCGCCACGCTGTTGCATATCCACCTGCATCACTTCACGCCGAACGGCGGCATCTCCGGTGTCGCGGTGCTGGCGGAAAGCCACATCTCGGTCCACTCGTGGCCGGAGAACGGCTTTGCTGCCTTCGACGTGTTCATGTGCGGCGAGGCAAAGCCCGAAGTGTGCGTGGAGATCCTGCGCAAGGCGTTCAACGCCAAGCGGGTCGTGGTGAGCGAGCACCTGCGGGGCCGCGGGGCATGA
- the speE gene encoding polyamine aminopropyltransferase: MSARGRVPRPGDWRSETLYDDVEVSFRADRVLFEDKTEHQDLVLFENARFGRVLMLDGVTQVTTADEFVYHEMMAHTPILAHGNAKRVLVIGGGDGGTIREVLRHESVEHCTLVEIDEGVVTFSKKYLAEISDGAFDDPRLTLAIADGARFVAETEERFDVIIVDSTDPHGPGAVLFSKAFYRNCQRTLTPGGVMVTQNGVPFTQAAELKDSVRHFRDLFGDGTCFICTVPTYVWGQMALGWASDNAALREVPVETLKARFEAAGLNGRTRYYTPEVHKGAFALPPYIGTLLDDL; this comes from the coding sequence ATGAGCGCCCGGGGGCGCGTGCCGCGGCCCGGGGACTGGAGATCGGAAACGCTCTACGACGACGTCGAGGTCTCCTTCCGCGCGGACCGCGTTCTCTTCGAGGACAAGACCGAGCATCAGGATCTCGTCCTCTTCGAGAACGCGCGGTTCGGCCGGGTGCTGATGCTCGACGGCGTGACCCAGGTCACGACGGCGGACGAGTTCGTCTATCACGAGATGATGGCGCACACGCCGATCCTCGCGCACGGGAACGCGAAACGCGTGCTCGTGATCGGGGGCGGCGACGGCGGCACAATCCGCGAGGTGCTGCGGCACGAGAGCGTGGAACACTGCACCCTGGTCGAGATCGACGAGGGCGTGGTCACCTTCTCGAAGAAGTACCTGGCGGAGATCTCGGACGGTGCGTTCGACGATCCGCGGCTGACGCTGGCGATCGCCGACGGGGCAAGGTTCGTGGCCGAGACGGAGGAGCGGTTCGACGTCATAATCGTCGATTCGACCGATCCGCATGGTCCCGGCGCGGTCTTGTTCTCCAAGGCGTTCTACCGGAACTGCCAGCGGACGCTGACGCCCGGCGGCGTGATGGTGACGCAGAACGGCGTGCCGTTCACGCAGGCTGCGGAACTGAAGGACTCCGTCCGGCACTTCCGCGATCTGTTCGGGGATGGCACCTGTTTCATCTGCACCGTGCCCACCTATGTCTGGGGCCAGATGGCGCTGGGCTGGGCGAGCGACAATGCCGCGTTGCGCGAGGTGCCCGTCGAGACGCTGAAGGCACGGTTCGAGGCGGCGGGCCTGAACGGCCGGACGCGCTACTACACGCCCGAGGTGCACAAGGGCGCATTTGCCCTGCCGCCCTACATCGGGACGCTGCTCGACGACCTCTGA
- a CDS encoding type III PLP-dependent enzyme domain-containing protein, producing the protein MDRYATTDDAIADLQPAAPVYCFRPQEAAKAARTFLAQFPGTVAYAVKTNPDPIVLTAVAHAGLEAFDVASIAEMRAVRAISPKAELFYMHPVKSRPEVVAALQSYGVRSLSLDHRAELEKILDVAKAAEIDPSELTLFVRLATQSSAAYELSKKFGADTREAAALLKAIAKAGAKAALCFHVGSQSEGGAAFEAAVARAAAVRDAAGVPLAALSVGGGFPAPYADGLPEPLERILDRVVAAVRTHGFGGVRLIAEPGRAIAAAALSVVVQVTLRKGKRLHINDGVWGTLSDAWTGKLSLPVRLIRGAHLPRRKLAEDMAPEAFRIMGATCDSVDILPKPFLLPPDVDEGDWIEVGQVGAYSLSLRTWFNGFYPNDFVEIEGAFGAEAARKAA; encoded by the coding sequence ATGGACCGTTACGCCACCACCGACGACGCGATCGCCGACCTGCAACCGGCAGCCCCCGTCTATTGCTTCCGCCCGCAGGAAGCGGCCAAGGCCGCGCGGACGTTCCTCGCCCAGTTTCCGGGAACGGTTGCCTATGCGGTGAAGACGAACCCCGACCCGATCGTGCTGACCGCCGTTGCGCACGCAGGGCTGGAGGCGTTCGACGTCGCCTCCATCGCCGAGATGCGGGCAGTCCGCGCCATCTCGCCGAAGGCGGAGCTGTTCTACATGCATCCGGTCAAGAGCCGGCCGGAGGTCGTTGCGGCGCTGCAGTCCTATGGCGTGCGGTCGCTGTCGCTCGACCACCGGGCGGAACTGGAGAAGATCCTCGACGTGGCGAAGGCCGCCGAGATCGACCCGAGCGAACTGACGCTGTTCGTACGGCTGGCGACGCAGTCGAGCGCGGCCTACGAGCTGTCGAAGAAGTTCGGCGCCGACACGCGGGAGGCCGCGGCACTACTGAAGGCGATCGCGAAGGCCGGCGCGAAGGCGGCGCTGTGCTTCCACGTCGGCTCGCAGTCCGAAGGCGGCGCGGCGTTCGAGGCGGCGGTGGCGCGCGCCGCCGCCGTGCGGGACGCGGCTGGCGTGCCGCTGGCGGCGCTGTCGGTCGGCGGCGGCTTCCCCGCCCCTTACGCCGACGGTCTGCCGGAGCCCCTGGAGCGCATCCTCGACCGCGTCGTGGCGGCGGTGCGCACCCACGGGTTCGGCGGCGTGCGCCTGATCGCGGAGCCGGGCCGGGCCATCGCCGCGGCGGCCCTGTCGGTCGTCGTGCAGGTGACGCTGCGCAAGGGAAAGCGCCTGCACATCAACGATGGCGTCTGGGGCACGCTGAGCGATGCGTGGACCGGCAAGCTCTCCCTGCCCGTCCGCCTGATCCGGGGCGCGCACCTGCCGCGCCGCAAGCTGGCGGAAGACATGGCGCCTGAGGCCTTCCGGATCATGGGCGCGACGTGCGATTCCGTCGACATCCTGCCCAAGCCCTTCCTGCTGCCCCCCGATGTGGACGAGGGCGACTGGATCGAGGTTGGCCAGGTCGGCGCCTACTCGCTGTCGCTGCGCACCTGGTTCAACGGCTTCTACCCGAACGACTTCGTCGAGATCGAGGGCGCGTTCGGCGCAGAGGCAGCACGCAAGGCGGCGTGA
- a CDS encoding transcriptional regulator — MNRETDSKSPVYQYLESGLENVFIEGLSPCTDDSGEACYAIPNINQLHRAIAEAIVALPQKMSGSELRFLRTEMGMTQAELARIVHRQPLEISRWERAETDIDDNAEVVLRFLAVEKLELLRVDTVPQMSARVVKSAVEHPIRIDGSNPDDYRPLAA; from the coding sequence ATGAACCGCGAAACTGACAGCAAGTCTCCCGTTTACCAATACCTGGAGTCAGGACTGGAGAACGTGTTCATCGAAGGGCTGAGCCCATGCACCGACGATTCCGGTGAAGCCTGTTACGCGATCCCGAACATCAACCAGCTTCACCGGGCGATTGCCGAGGCCATCGTCGCACTGCCGCAGAAGATGAGCGGGTCCGAGCTGCGTTTCCTACGGACCGAGATGGGCATGACGCAGGCCGAGCTTGCGCGGATCGTCCACCGCCAGCCGCTCGAGATCAGCCGGTGGGAGCGGGCGGAAACCGACATCGACGACAACGCGGAGGTGGTGCTGCGCTTCCTCGCGGTCGAGAAGCTGGAGCTTCTGCGCGTGGATACCGTGCCGCAGATGTCCGCGCGCGTCGTGAAATCGGCGGTCGAACATCCGATCCGGATCGACGGCTCGAACCCGGATGATTACCGGCCGCTGGCTGCGTGA
- a CDS encoding DUF4258 domain-containing protein, with product MTLYWTGHARDRLLERNLIMSDVLHVLKRGFVYEEAEPSTRHGLFKYAMESPTPNSGARTVRVVVVPDVGTVGLKIVTVMWKDEPRN from the coding sequence ATGACGCTCTATTGGACCGGGCATGCCCGCGACCGTTTGCTGGAGCGCAACCTGATCATGAGCGACGTGCTTCATGTCCTGAAGCGCGGCTTTGTGTACGAGGAGGCGGAGCCATCCACCCGCCATGGGCTTTTCAAGTATGCGATGGAATCCCCGACTCCGAATTCCGGCGCACGTACTGTGCGCGTCGTCGTCGTCCCGGACGTTGGGACGGTCGGGCTCAAGATCGTAACGGTGATGTGGAAAGATGAACCGCGAAACTGA
- a CDS encoding DNA-packaging protein, with amino-acid sequence MTSFASSIAFAPRESLRFALASLSASERRALEHVWPLWARADQLPPQGDWTTWVLLGGRGAGKTRAGAEWVQTAVRAGAARRVALVGETIHDAVDVMVDGPSGLLSIAPADFRPRLQRGERRLTWPNGAQAFLFSAKDPEGLRGPQFDLAWADELAKWARARDAWDMLQFGLRLGARPRQVVTTTPRPLKLLREILDDPGTVATSAPTYANRANLAPAFFDAVIRRYEGTRLGRQELDGRLLEDHPGALWSRAILDETRLPRPPQLDRVVVAVDPPVSSHEGSDECGLVVAGLARGEGEGLETGWHGFVLADRSARGLSPRQWAERAVAAYHEFRADRLIAEVNQGGDMVRAIVSQVDSRVAYRPVYARRGKITRAEPVAALYEQGRVHHVGCFEALEDQMCAFTLDALHGLGTRSPDRVDALVWALTELMLSAPQAEPRVRRV; translated from the coding sequence ATGACCTCCTTTGCAAGTTCGATCGCCTTCGCGCCGCGGGAGAGCTTGAGATTCGCGCTCGCCTCCTTGAGCGCGAGCGAGCGGAGGGCGCTTGAGCATGTCTGGCCGCTCTGGGCGCGCGCCGACCAGTTGCCGCCGCAGGGCGACTGGACGACCTGGGTGCTGCTCGGCGGGCGCGGGGCGGGCAAGACGCGCGCCGGGGCCGAATGGGTGCAGACCGCCGTCCGCGCCGGTGCCGCGCGCCGCGTCGCGCTCGTGGGGGAGACGATCCACGATGCCGTCGACGTCATGGTGGACGGTCCCTCCGGCCTCCTGTCGATCGCGCCTGCCGATTTCCGGCCCCGCCTGCAGCGCGGGGAGCGCCGCCTGACCTGGCCTAACGGGGCGCAGGCCTTTCTCTTCTCCGCCAAGGATCCGGAGGGCTTGCGCGGACCCCAGTTCGACCTCGCCTGGGCCGACGAGCTTGCCAAGTGGGCGCGCGCCCGCGACGCTTGGGACATGTTGCAGTTCGGCCTGCGTCTCGGCGCGCGGCCTCGCCAGGTGGTCACGACCACGCCGCGCCCGCTGAAGCTGCTGCGCGAGATCCTCGACGATCCGGGCACGGTCGCGACCTCCGCGCCGACCTACGCGAACCGCGCGAACCTCGCGCCCGCCTTCTTCGACGCCGTGATCCGCCGCTATGAGGGCACGCGCCTCGGCCGGCAGGAGCTGGACGGCCGCCTGCTCGAGGATCATCCCGGCGCGCTCTGGTCCCGCGCCATCCTAGACGAGACGCGCCTGCCGCGCCCGCCGCAACTCGACCGCGTCGTCGTTGCCGTCGATCCGCCCGTCTCGAGCCACGAAGGCTCCGACGAGTGCGGCCTGGTCGTCGCCGGTCTCGCACGCGGGGAGGGGGAGGGGCTGGAGACCGGCTGGCACGGCTTCGTCCTCGCCGATCGCTCGGCGCGCGGCTTGAGTCCCCGGCAATGGGCGGAGCGCGCGGTTGCCGCCTATCACGAGTTCCGTGCCGACCGGCTCATCGCGGAGGTGAACCAGGGCGGTGACATGGTCCGCGCCATCGTCTCGCAGGTCGACAGCCGCGTCGCCTACCGCCCGGTCTATGCCCGGCGCGGAAAGATCACCCGCGCCGAGCCCGTGGCCGCCCTGTACGAGCAGGGCCGCGTCCACCATGTCGGCTGCTTCGAGGCGCTGGAGGACCAGATGTGCGCCTTCACCCTCGACGCGCTGCACGGCCTCGGCACGCGCAGCCCCGACCGTGTCGACGCGCTCGTCTGGGCGCTAACCGAGCTGATGCTCTCCGCACCGCAGGCAGAGCCCCGCGTCCGCCGGGTGTGA
- a CDS encoding PAS domain-containing protein, translating to MHVHLKQLFDYWATIRAGRPAPNRAEVDPTKFRDLLDRVFILDHRGPREARFRLAGTRLCNAFGMELRGMNMLTLWQGESRERLALTLDRVATEPAYALVCGMMENDLGATAEYETLYLPLADDTGRMSRILGATVALNATTAFSAAPVSEQWVDAATVYGITVSRPAVSPKPVLVAMQGQGAAARAAAPQPIAVGERALPPAMHKAPALSVIRGGRY from the coding sequence ATGCATGTCCATCTGAAGCAGCTGTTCGACTACTGGGCCACGATCCGTGCCGGGCGCCCCGCACCGAACCGCGCGGAGGTCGACCCGACCAAGTTCCGCGACCTGCTGGACCGCGTCTTCATCCTGGATCATCGCGGCCCGCGCGAGGCACGCTTCCGCCTGGCCGGAACGCGGCTGTGCAATGCGTTCGGCATGGAACTGCGCGGCATGAACATGCTGACCCTCTGGCAGGGCGAAAGCCGGGAGCGGCTCGCCCTGACGCTCGACCGGGTGGCGACCGAACCGGCCTATGCCCTGGTCTGCGGCATGATGGAGAACGACCTCGGCGCGACGGCGGAGTACGAGACGCTCTACCTGCCGCTTGCCGACGATACCGGCCGGATGAGCCGCATCCTCGGCGCGACGGTTGCGCTCAACGCCACGACCGCGTTCTCCGCCGCGCCGGTAAGCGAACAATGGGTCGATGCGGCGACGGTCTACGGCATCACGGTCTCGCGCCCCGCGGTATCTCCGAAGCCCGTGCTGGTCGCGATGCAGGGGCAAGGCGCCGCCGCACGCGCGGCCGCCCCCCAGCCCATCGCCGTCGGCGAACGCGCGCTTCCGCCCGCAATGCACAAGGCGCCGGCGCTGTCGGTCATCCGCGGCGGCCGGTACTGA